In Phenylobacterium zucineum HLK1, one DNA window encodes the following:
- a CDS encoding Lrp/AsnC family transcriptional regulator, with translation MDLRILDVIQRHPPMSTADLADKVGLSQSPCWRRLTRLREEGYILDQVTRLNAEKLGFHTVVFASVRLSAHGRTNLSEFVEAVCRIPEVMDCYPTMGPFDFLLRIVTRDVESYRQFVFGRLLTMPTVQEVNSTMTMASDKSSTALPIRFR, from the coding sequence ATGGACCTGCGCATTCTGGACGTGATCCAGAGGCATCCGCCGATGTCGACCGCGGATCTCGCGGACAAGGTCGGCCTGTCCCAATCCCCGTGCTGGCGGCGCCTGACCCGCCTGAGGGAGGAAGGCTACATCCTGGATCAGGTGACCCGCCTGAATGCGGAAAAGCTAGGCTTCCATACCGTCGTCTTCGCGAGTGTCCGGCTGTCGGCCCACGGCCGCACCAACCTCAGTGAGTTCGTGGAGGCGGTCTGCCGGATCCCGGAGGTCATGGACTGCTACCCGACGATGGGGCCCTTCGACTTCCTGCTCCGCATCGTCACCCGCGACGTCGAGAGCTATCGGCAGTTCGTGTTCGGTCGCCTGCTCACCATGCCGACGGTCCAGGAGGTCAACTCCACCATGACCATGGCGAGCGACAAGAGCTCCACGGCTCTGCCAATTCGTTTTCGGTAA
- a CDS encoding TonB-dependent receptor yields the protein MSNVVSKGRLLLLATAAACLPAAVQAQAPATGAAAQTEANAAASETALDVVVVTAQRRVQRGNDVGIAMNVVSGGELEAAGVRQVVDLATQTTNVQIKNTLGGSVPNVTIRGIGLNDYASNNNPAAGVYVDNVYLVSPAMLSFGLFDVDRVEVLKGPQGDLYGRNTTAGAINIISKRPTEAADAEFQVGYGTYDSWLLNGAVGGPLAPTLAGRFAFTTEQQASGWQRNYVTGERNGRIDRTAARLHLEWTPSEAVTALLSAHAGYDRSDQSLYKVDNVLTTDEDAFAGRPRIAGASNNPEVDLKSAGVSLTVDWALAEGLTLTSISAYERFTRVDVGDQDGTRLRQLDSTFRNRINQTSQELRLAYSREALTLIGGAYYSRDTVATQDSYDAPDLLPLLGLSGISTIGNRYHQRTKAYAVFLHGEWEIVPKLTLVSGIRYTKERKRLDDATTFLGPTGGGEVDVFAPVENFFRTSNVSGKLGVNYKLLDDTLLYASVSRGFKSGGFQGQLTFDPSALTPFDDEKLTAYEVGVKSRVLPNLQVNASAFNYDYEDSQFYGPLFDSPVGVLFGITNVGDARVRGVEGDVTWRPVAGLDLRVGAGYIDTEITRSIVPGVAKGSRLPNAPEFTLNGSVKYAWTVTDDAEADISLSAAYQSRVAFDIVRNPPEAREGGYTTVNGEAGLNLGENFRIAVWGKNLFNELHRTQALFTSAGWSEQYSAPRTFGVKLSWQN from the coding sequence ATGAGCAACGTCGTTTCTAAGGGGCGCCTGCTGCTGCTGGCGACCGCCGCCGCCTGCTTGCCTGCGGCGGTCCAGGCGCAGGCTCCCGCCACAGGAGCCGCGGCCCAGACGGAGGCGAACGCCGCCGCCAGCGAGACCGCCCTCGACGTGGTCGTCGTCACCGCGCAACGGCGCGTGCAGCGCGGTAATGACGTCGGCATCGCGATGAATGTGGTCTCGGGCGGCGAACTGGAAGCCGCTGGCGTGAGACAGGTGGTCGATCTGGCGACCCAGACGACGAATGTGCAGATCAAGAACACGCTCGGCGGCAGCGTGCCGAACGTGACGATCCGCGGCATCGGCCTGAACGACTACGCCTCGAACAACAATCCCGCCGCGGGCGTCTACGTCGACAACGTGTACCTCGTCTCGCCGGCGATGCTTTCGTTCGGCCTCTTCGATGTCGATCGGGTTGAGGTGCTGAAGGGGCCGCAAGGCGATCTCTACGGCCGCAACACCACGGCCGGCGCCATCAACATCATCAGCAAGCGACCGACCGAGGCCGCCGACGCCGAGTTTCAGGTCGGCTACGGGACCTACGACAGCTGGCTGCTGAACGGAGCCGTCGGCGGCCCCCTCGCGCCCACCCTGGCTGGCCGCTTCGCCTTCACCACCGAGCAGCAGGCCTCAGGCTGGCAGCGCAACTACGTGACGGGCGAGCGCAACGGCAGGATCGACCGAACCGCGGCGCGCCTGCATCTGGAATGGACCCCGTCAGAGGCGGTGACCGCTCTGCTCAGCGCGCACGCCGGTTACGACCGTTCGGACCAGTCGCTGTACAAGGTCGACAATGTGCTGACGACCGACGAGGACGCCTTCGCCGGGCGGCCCCGGATCGCCGGCGCCAGCAACAATCCCGAGGTCGATCTGAAATCGGCCGGGGTTTCGCTGACGGTGGACTGGGCCCTGGCGGAAGGCCTGACCCTCACGTCGATTTCGGCCTACGAGCGCTTCACTCGCGTGGACGTCGGCGACCAGGACGGGACGCGGCTGCGGCAGCTCGACAGCACCTTCCGCAACCGCATCAATCAGACCTCGCAGGAGCTGCGGCTCGCCTATTCGCGAGAGGCGCTGACCCTGATCGGCGGCGCCTACTACTCGCGAGACACCGTCGCCACCCAGGACAGCTATGACGCGCCCGATCTGCTTCCGCTGCTTGGCCTGAGCGGCATCTCGACGATCGGCAACCGCTACCACCAGCGCACCAAGGCCTATGCGGTCTTCCTGCACGGCGAGTGGGAGATCGTCCCGAAGCTGACCCTGGTGAGCGGCATCCGCTACACGAAGGAGCGCAAGAGGCTCGATGATGCGACAACCTTCCTGGGGCCGACCGGCGGCGGGGAAGTGGATGTCTTCGCGCCCGTCGAGAACTTCTTCCGGACCTCGAACGTCTCGGGGAAGCTCGGCGTCAACTACAAGCTTCTGGATGACACCCTGCTCTATGCGAGCGTCAGCCGCGGCTTCAAATCGGGCGGTTTCCAGGGGCAGCTGACGTTCGATCCCTCGGCCCTGACGCCCTTCGACGATGAAAAGCTCACCGCCTACGAGGTGGGCGTGAAGAGCCGGGTCCTTCCGAACCTTCAGGTCAACGCCTCGGCGTTCAACTACGACTACGAGGACTCGCAGTTCTACGGGCCGCTCTTCGACTCTCCGGTGGGTGTCCTGTTCGGCATCACCAACGTGGGCGACGCCCGGGTTCGTGGTGTCGAGGGCGACGTGACCTGGAGACCTGTGGCCGGCCTCGATCTGCGCGTGGGCGCCGGCTACATCGACACGGAGATCACGAGGTCCATCGTGCCTGGCGTGGCGAAGGGCAGCCGACTGCCGAACGCCCCCGAGTTCACGCTCAACGGTTCGGTGAAATACGCCTGGACCGTGACCGACGACGCGGAAGCGGACATCTCCCTCTCGGCCGCCTATCAGAGCCGCGTCGCCTTCGACATCGTCCGCAATCCGCCGGAAGCTCGCGAGGGCGGCTACACCACCGTGAACGGTGAAGCTGGGCTGAACCTCGGTGAGAATTTCCGGATCGCGGTCTGGGGCAAGAACCTGTTCAACGAACTGCATCGCACCCAGGCCCTCTTCACGAGCGCCGGCTGGAGCGAACAGTACAGTGCGCCGCGCACCTTCGGCGTGAAGCTGTCCTGGCAGAACTGA
- a CDS encoding aspartate/glutamate racemase family protein, which translates to MTTIHLITPVTTRGIRDLKEIAHLESPSLSFTHSLLDRGPSSIESEFDEALAVPDTIVRAIEAEQAGADAIIIDCMGDPGLKAAREVVKIPVLGPSETSMHLAAMLGQKFSVVTVLNSVKPMLANLARVYGVYEKLASILVVDIPVLELEQRFAEVQSALANSALQAVERDGADVIVLGCTGFLGCAAAIEEHLQSAGHDIPVIDPIPATVCVAEAVAKAGLRHSKRTYATPRAKEIIGFNIPRTAV; encoded by the coding sequence ATGACGACGATCCACCTCATCACGCCCGTCACGACGAGGGGCATTCGGGACCTGAAGGAAATCGCGCATCTGGAGAGCCCGTCGCTCTCGTTCACCCACTCGCTGCTCGACCGCGGCCCGTCCTCGATCGAAAGCGAGTTCGATGAAGCGCTGGCGGTTCCGGACACGATCGTCAGAGCGATCGAGGCCGAACAGGCGGGCGCTGACGCGATCATCATCGACTGCATGGGTGACCCGGGGCTGAAGGCCGCCCGTGAGGTGGTGAAGATCCCGGTCCTCGGTCCCTCGGAAACCTCGATGCATCTGGCCGCCATGCTCGGTCAGAAGTTCAGCGTCGTCACCGTCCTGAACTCGGTGAAGCCGATGCTGGCCAATCTCGCGCGCGTCTACGGCGTCTACGAGAAGCTGGCTTCCATCCTGGTGGTCGATATCCCCGTGCTGGAGCTCGAACAGCGGTTCGCCGAAGTCCAGAGCGCCCTGGCGAACTCGGCCCTGCAGGCGGTGGAGCGCGACGGCGCCGACGTGATCGTGCTGGGCTGCACGGGCTTCCTCGGCTGCGCTGCGGCGATCGAAGAGCATCTGCAGAGCGCCGGCCATGACATCCCGGTGATCGACCCCATTCCAGCGACCGTCTGTGTCGCCGAGGCCGTGGCCAAGGCCGGGCTTCGCCACAGCAAGCGCACCTACGCCACACCCAGAGCCAAAGAGATCATCGGCTTCAACATTCCAAGGACCGCCGTCTGA